The Pseudomonas sp. FP198 genomic interval GGCACGGGACAGGTCGCCCACCAGGGCGATCACCGCGTTGCCGACGGCGTAGGCCTTGGCATGAAAGGCCCGGGCCTGGGCCAGGGTAATCGGCGGGATACTCTGTGCGGTGCCGTCGCTGGAGTGCGCATACGGATGGTCGCCGTACAGGCGCTTCATCAGTTCCAGGCCCGCCAGTTTGCCGGGATTCTGCTTCTGGTACTCGAAACCGGCGAGCATCTGGTTCTTGATGCGCGCGAAGGAGTCGGCGGGGAAGGTCGGTTGGCCGACGACTTCGGCAAACAGCTTCAGCGCCGGCTCGCGCTTGTCGGCTGCGCTGAGACTGCGCAACGACGCCACGGCCATGTCCCGGAAGGCGCCGTTGCCAAAATCGGCGCCGAGGCTTTCAAAACCTTCGGCGATGGCACTGACGTCCTTGCCCGCGACGCCTTCGTTGAGCATGGCGTTGGTCAACTGCGCCAGGCCCGGTGCGTCGCCGTCCTGGCTGCTGCCGGCGGCGAAGGTCAGGCGCAGGTCGAACATCGGTAATTCGCGAGCTTCGACGAACAGCACCTTGGCGCCGTCGGCGGTTTTCCAGGTCTGCACGTCGAGCTGGCGATGGCTGGGCGCCTTGCCGTCCAGTTCAGCCAGCGATTGCAGCTTGTTGCCGGACTTGGCCTTGTCCAATGCCTGGCTGGCGTTGGTGCTGGTCGATGGCGACAGGTAAAAGGCCAGCGCGCCGACCATGGCGATCAATATCAGGCCGATCAGCACCAGGCGCGGTGATTTGCGCTCACTCATGAGCTTTCTCCTCGGGCAGGACGTGCGCGACGCTCAGGCGCGAGCGGGTGAAATACAATTGGGCTGCCTTCTGGATATCCTGCGGGGTCACGCTTTGCAGTTCGGCCAGCTCGGTGTCCATCAGTTTCCAGGACAGGCCGACCGTTTCCAGCTGGCCGATGGCGGTGGCCTGGCTGGTGATGGAGTCGCGCTCATACACCAGGCCGGCGATCACTTGGGCACGGACGCGCTCCAGTTCCTCGGCGGTGGGGGCGGTGGTCTTCAGTTGTTCGAGCAAGCGCCACAGCCCGGCTTCGGCTTCGGCGAGGGTCTTGTTTTTCTGCGTGTTGGGTGTCGCCGACAGGGTGAACAGGGTATCGCCACGGGTGTAGGCGTCGTAGTTCGACGAGCCGCCGGACACCAATTCTTCGCCGCGCTCCAGCTGGGCCGGGATCCGGCCGCTGTAACCGCCGTCCAGCAGCGCGGAAATCAGCCGCAAGGCGTTGACCGGGACTTTATCGGTGGCCGTGGCGATGCTCGGCACGTTGAATGCGAGCATGACGCTCGGCAGTTGGGTCTGTACATGCAGGGTAATCTTGCGTTCGCCGGGCTCGGCCAGTTCCAGGGGGATTTTCGCCGCCGGCACGGCGCGCCGGGCAATCGGGCCGAAATAGCGCTGGGCCAGGGTCTTGACCTCATCCGGCGTCACGTCGCCGACTACTACCAGGGTCGCATTGTTCGGTGCATACCAGGATTCGTACCAGTGGCGCAGCTCCTCGACCTTCATCCGGTCCAGGTCGGCCATCCAGCCGATGGTCGGCGTGTGGTAGCCGCTGGCCGGGTACGCCATGGCCATGAACCGCTCGTAGGCCTTGGACATGGGGTTGTCGTCGGTGCGCATGCGGCGCTCTTCCTTGATGACCTCGATCTCGCGGCTGAACTCCTCCGGTGGCAAACGCAGGCTGGCCATGCGGTCGGCTTCGAGCTCGAAGGCCACGCCCAGGCGATCTCGGGCCAGCACCTGGTAATAGGCGGTGAAGTCATCGCTGGTAAAGGCGTTCTCCTCGGCGCCAAGATCGCGCAGGATCAACGATGCTTCGCCGGGGCCGACTTTCTCGCTGCCCTTGAACATCATGTGTTCCAAGGCGTGGGACAGACCGGTCTGGCCCGGCGTCTCATAGCTGGAGCCCACCTTGTACCAGACCTGGGACACCACCACCGGGGCCCGATGGTCCTCGCGCACGACGACCTTCAAGCCGTTGTCGAGGGAAAATTCATGGGTGGGTTGCGGGTCGGCAGCAAGGGCGGAAAAAGGCAGACAAACTGTGCTGAGCAGCAGGCCTGCGGCGCGGCGGGCAAGAGCATTCATTCGTGTTTAAACCTGTTGGACTGCCCGCTTGGCCTTAGCCTCGGCGGGCGAGGAGGTGCTAGGATACTGATCCGTTTTACTGGCGGCCACGCCTATCGGGCCTTTTATCGGTCCGTGGCTGTTTGGATTTGCGGATGAAGCCTCGGGTTTTCCTGATGTTCCCGGTGTTTTCTCCGAAAATGTCCCACCAGTCCTTCGAAAATAGCGACTTGAGGTGTCCGCGAAGACAACTCTACAAAATGTTGCGCGTGAACAAGCTGGATGAAACGCAGTCTGTTCAGCATCGAATATTTATCACCGAGGCGCCTGCCTGGCGCGTCGCTACCGTGAGATAGCCGTCCTCCATGTTTGGTTCCAACGACGACAAGAAGACCCCAGCTGCGGCTGGCGAGAAAAAAAGCCTGTTCGGATGGCTGCGCAAGAAGCCGCAGGAAACCGTCGTCGAGCAGCCGCAACTGCCGCCTGAGCCGGCCGCCGAGACTGCGGTCGAGGCCGTGGCAGAAGAGACCGCGCCGATCGTCCTGCCGATTGCCGAACCGGTGCTGCAGCCGGTCGAGCCTGAGATTGCCGCCGAGCCGGTTGCCGAGCAGCCGCTGACCCCGCCCGCCGGGCAAACGCCCTGGCTGACCTTGCCCGTGGCCGAAGAACCGGTCGCGCTGGTCGAGGACGAGCAGGCTGCGCATGTCACTCCAGCGATTCCGGCATCGACGCAACCGGTCGAGGCGCCCATTGCCGAGATGCCGGTTGTCGTTGCGCCTGCCGCTCCTGAGCCCGCCCCTGAACCAGAGCCTGTTACGGCTGAGGTTCCGGTTCTGGTCGAGCCGCCGCGCAGCGCCGAAGAAAACAAAGTCGGCTTCTTCGCCCGCCTCAAGCAGGGCCTGTCCAAGACCAGCGCCAGCATTGGCGAGGGCATGGCCAGCCTGTTCCTCGGCAAGAAGGTCATCGATGACGAGTTGCTGGAAGACATCGAGACCCGCCTGCTGACCGCCGATGTCGGCGTCGAAGCCACTTCCGTCATCATCCAGAGCCTGACCCAGAAGGTCGCCCGCAAGCAGCTCACCGATGCCGACGCGTTGTACAAATCCCTGCAAGGCGAATTGACCACCCTGCTCAAGCCGGTGGAAAAGCCGCTGGTGATTGCTTCGCAGAACAAGCCGTTCGTGATCCTGGTCGTCGGCGTCAACGGCGCCGGCAAGACCACCACCATCGGCAAGCTGGCGAAGAAGCTTCAGCTCGAAGGCAAAAAAGTCATGCTCGCCGCTGGCGACACCTTCCGCGCCGCCGCGGTAGAACAGTTGCAGGTGTGGGGTGAGCGCAACAAGATCCCGGTCATTGCCCAGCACACGGGTGCGGACTCCGCCTCGGTGATTTTCGACGCCGTGCAGGCCGCCAAGGCCCGTGGCATCGACGTGCTGATCGCCGACACGGCCGGGCGCCTGCACACCAAAGACAACCTGATGGAAGAGTTGAAGAAGGTTCGCCGGGTCATCGGCAAGCTCGATGCCGAGGCGCCTCATGAGGTGCTGCTGGTGCTGGACGCCGGCACCGGCCAGAACGCCATCAACCAGGCCAAGCAGTTCAACCAGACGGTCGAGCTGACCGGGCTGGCCCTGACCAAGCTGGACGGCACCGCCAAGGGCGGGGTGATCTTCGCCCTGGCCAAGCAATTCGGCCTGCCGATTCGTTACATCGGCGTGGGCGAAGGCATCGACGACTTGCGCACCTTTGAAGCCGAGCCTTTTGTCCAGGCACTGTTTGCCGAGCGGGAGCATTCATGATTCGTTTCGAACAGGTCGGTAAACGCTATCCGAACGGTCACGTCGGCTTGCATGAGCTGAGCTTTCGGGTCCGTCGGGGCGAGTTTCTGTTTGTCACCGGCCATTCCGGCGCCGGTAAAAGCACCTTGCTGCGCCTGCTGCTGGCGATGGAACGGCCCACCACCGGCAAGCTGCTGCTGGCCGGCCAGGACCTGAGCAGCATCAGCAATGCGCAGATTCCCTACCTGCGACGGCAGATCGGCGTGGTGTTCCAGAACCACCAACTGCTGTTTGATCGCACCGTGTTCAACAACGTGGCGCTGCCGTTGCAGATCCTCGGGCTGTCCAAGGCCGAGATCAACAAGCGCGTCGACTCGGCACTGGAGCGTGTGGCGCTGTCGGACAAGACCGACCTGTACCCGGGTGACCTGTCCACCGGCCAGCAACAGCGCGTCGGCATTGCCCGCGCGATCGTCCACCGCCCGGCCTTGCTGCTGGCGGATGAACCCACCGGTAACCTCGACCCGCGACTGGCGGCGGAAATCATGGGCGTATTCGAAGATATCAACCGTTTGGGCACCAGCGTGCTGATCGCCAGTCACGACCTGGCGTTGATCGCACGTATGCGTCATCGCATGCTCACCTTGCAGCGCGGTCGACTGATCGGCGACGGGGAGGCGGGTGTATGAGCGCAACCCGTAGCCCGAAAGTGGCCGAGCGCGTGGCTCCCAAGGCCTCCGACCCGCAGCCGCAGAAAAAGAAACGCGACGATGATGACGGCCCGGATTTCGCCACGCTGCTGCACGCCTGGATCGAAAGCCATCGCGCCAGCCTGGTCGACAGCCTGCGGCGCCTGGGCAAGCAGCCCATCGGCAGCTTCTTTACCTGCATGGTGATGGCCGTGGCCCTGAGCCTGCCCATGGGCCTGTCATTACTGCTTAATAATGTCGAGCGCCTGGGCGGCTCCTGGCAGCGCGCGGCGCAGATCTCCCTTTATCTGCAACTGGATGCGACACCGGGCGAAGGCCAGGCGTTGCGTGAGCAGATCAAGGCCATGCCGGGCGTAG includes:
- the ftsY gene encoding signal recognition particle-docking protein FtsY, with the translated sequence MFGSNDDKKTPAAAGEKKSLFGWLRKKPQETVVEQPQLPPEPAAETAVEAVAEETAPIVLPIAEPVLQPVEPEIAAEPVAEQPLTPPAGQTPWLTLPVAEEPVALVEDEQAAHVTPAIPASTQPVEAPIAEMPVVVAPAAPEPAPEPEPVTAEVPVLVEPPRSAEENKVGFFARLKQGLSKTSASIGEGMASLFLGKKVIDDELLEDIETRLLTADVGVEATSVIIQSLTQKVARKQLTDADALYKSLQGELTTLLKPVEKPLVIASQNKPFVILVVGVNGAGKTTTIGKLAKKLQLEGKKVMLAAGDTFRAAAVEQLQVWGERNKIPVIAQHTGADSASVIFDAVQAAKARGIDVLIADTAGRLHTKDNLMEELKKVRRVIGKLDAEAPHEVLLVLDAGTGQNAINQAKQFNQTVELTGLALTKLDGTAKGGVIFALAKQFGLPIRYIGVGEGIDDLRTFEAEPFVQALFAEREHS
- a CDS encoding pitrilysin family protein, with the protein product MNALARRAAGLLLSTVCLPFSALAADPQPTHEFSLDNGLKVVVREDHRAPVVVSQVWYKVGSSYETPGQTGLSHALEHMMFKGSEKVGPGEASLILRDLGAEENAFTSDDFTAYYQVLARDRLGVAFELEADRMASLRLPPEEFSREIEVIKEERRMRTDDNPMSKAYERFMAMAYPASGYHTPTIGWMADLDRMKVEELRHWYESWYAPNNATLVVVGDVTPDEVKTLAQRYFGPIARRAVPAAKIPLELAEPGERKITLHVQTQLPSVMLAFNVPSIATATDKVPVNALRLISALLDGGYSGRIPAQLERGEELVSGGSSNYDAYTRGDTLFTLSATPNTQKNKTLAEAEAGLWRLLEQLKTTAPTAEELERVRAQVIAGLVYERDSITSQATAIGQLETVGLSWKLMDTELAELQSVTPQDIQKAAQLYFTRSRLSVAHVLPEEKAHE
- the ftsE gene encoding cell division ATP-binding protein FtsE, which encodes MIRFEQVGKRYPNGHVGLHELSFRVRRGEFLFVTGHSGAGKSTLLRLLLAMERPTTGKLLLAGQDLSSISNAQIPYLRRQIGVVFQNHQLLFDRTVFNNVALPLQILGLSKAEINKRVDSALERVALSDKTDLYPGDLSTGQQQRVGIARAIVHRPALLLADEPTGNLDPRLAAEIMGVFEDINRLGTSVLIASHDLALIARMRHRMLTLQRGRLIGDGEAGV
- a CDS encoding pitrilysin family protein, whose protein sequence is MSERKSPRLVLIGLILIAMVGALAFYLSPSTSTNASQALDKAKSGNKLQSLAELDGKAPSHRQLDVQTWKTADGAKVLFVEARELPMFDLRLTFAAGSSQDGDAPGLAQLTNAMLNEGVAGKDVSAIAEGFESLGADFGNGAFRDMAVASLRSLSAADKREPALKLFAEVVGQPTFPADSFARIKNQMLAGFEYQKQNPGKLAGLELMKRLYGDHPYAHSSDGTAQSIPPITLAQARAFHAKAYAVGNAVIALVGDLSRAEAEAIANQVSGALPKGQALAKTPPPVEPKASVHHIEFPSKQTNLMLAQLGVDRDDPDYAAVSMGNQILGGGGFGTRLMTEVREKRGLTYGVYSGFTAMQARGPFMISLQTRAEMSEGTLNLVQEVFADYLKNGPTQKELDDAKRELAGSFPLSTASNADIVGQLGAMGFYDLPLSYLEDFMRQSQALTVEQVRTALNKHLSTDKMVIVTAGPTVPQKPLPAPTDKPAEQPLGVPEH